In Calothrix sp. PCC 7507, one DNA window encodes the following:
- the rnc gene encoding ribonuclease III, with the protein MHRILTFHDEKLLRKALTHRSYVNENPGEGEHNERLEFLGDALLNYLSGEYLYNRHPEKGEDELTRRRSALVDEKQLAKFAIEVGLDFRMRLGKGAIRDGGYQNPNLLSSTFEAVLAAYYLDNDSKIEAVRAIVEPLFDSVPEQIVVSRSNVDSKNRFQEWVQRNVTPNPPNYVTEQSGGVSHAPVFIAKVLVNEKEYGEGKGRNKKDAEKAAAEDALAKLKKQGLV; encoded by the coding sequence ATGCATAGAATTCTAACATTCCATGACGAAAAACTCCTACGAAAAGCGCTCACACATCGTTCTTATGTGAATGAAAACCCAGGGGAAGGTGAACACAATGAACGATTGGAGTTTCTTGGAGATGCTTTACTGAATTATTTAAGTGGTGAATATCTCTATAATCGTCACCCAGAAAAGGGAGAAGATGAATTAACGCGGCGGCGTTCTGCATTAGTGGATGAGAAGCAATTAGCAAAGTTTGCGATTGAGGTAGGTTTAGATTTTAGGATGCGGTTGGGTAAAGGTGCAATTCGAGATGGAGGATATCAAAATCCTAATTTATTAAGTAGCACTTTTGAAGCAGTTCTTGCCGCTTATTATCTAGACAATGATTCAAAAATTGAAGCAGTCCGCGCAATTGTAGAACCATTATTTGATTCTGTACCTGAGCAAATTGTTGTGTCTCGCTCTAATGTAGATTCAAAAAATCGCTTTCAAGAATGGGTGCAACGTAATGTTACACCAAATCCGCCCAATTATGTCACAGAACAAAGCGGTGGAGTTTCTCACGCACCAGTATTTATCGCTAAAGTATTGGTGAATGAAAAAGAGTATGGAGAAGGGAAAGGACGTAATAAAAAAGATGCGGAAAAAGCGGCTGCAGAAGATGCACTAGCTAAGTTGAAAAAACAAGGGCTGGTGTGA
- a CDS encoding IS110 family transposase: MSKIVLGIDISKKDFHVTLILENQTTKSKVFKNNPEGFVNLQNWLIKQGATQVHGCMEATSTYGEALAEFLVENGHKVSVVNPSRIKGFAKSELLRTKTDKVDAAVIARFCLAIAPELWTPLPVEVKELQALLRRLESLTDMYQQEQNRLETATPTVAALIESHLEQLKQLIVQVKQLIHDHFERHPDLKAKRDLLTSIPGIGEQTAAVLLTEIGCLEQYRNARQLAAHAGLTPQERSSGSSVQGKSRLSGVGNARLRKALYMPAVAAMRHNPLLKLFAQRLLDRGKVKMQVLAAVMRKLLHLAFGVLKSQKPFDPDYLAHAS; encoded by the coding sequence ATGTCAAAAATAGTTCTCGGTATCGATATCAGTAAAAAAGATTTTCATGTGACTTTGATACTGGAGAACCAAACCACAAAATCCAAAGTCTTTAAAAACAATCCAGAAGGTTTTGTTAACCTACAAAACTGGCTCATCAAACAAGGAGCGACTCAAGTTCATGGCTGCATGGAAGCGACAAGCACCTATGGCGAAGCATTGGCAGAGTTTTTAGTGGAGAATGGTCACAAAGTCAGTGTGGTCAATCCATCCCGCATTAAAGGATTTGCCAAGAGCGAACTACTTCGTACTAAGACGGACAAAGTAGATGCCGCAGTGATTGCGCGTTTTTGTCTGGCGATTGCCCCAGAACTTTGGACTCCTTTACCAGTTGAGGTGAAAGAGCTTCAAGCGCTCCTTCGTCGTTTAGAATCGCTCACGGACATGTACCAACAGGAGCAGAATCGGTTAGAAACTGCCACACCCACTGTTGCCGCTTTAATTGAGTCTCATTTAGAGCAGTTAAAACAGCTGATTGTCCAGGTGAAACAACTGATTCACGACCACTTTGAGCGCCATCCTGATTTGAAGGCCAAGCGCGACCTTTTAACCTCAATCCCTGGTATTGGTGAGCAGACTGCGGCTGTGCTGTTAACCGAAATCGGTTGTCTTGAACAATACCGCAATGCTCGCCAGTTAGCTGCTCATGCTGGCTTAACTCCCCAAGAACGTTCTAGTGGCTCTTCGGTGCAGGGTAAGTCTCGCTTATCTGGAGTTGGCAATGCCCGACTCCGAAAGGCACTTTATATGCCTGCTGTTGCTGCTATGCGCCATAATCCGCTGTTGAAATTATTTGCACAGCGTTTGCTAGATCGTGGCAAGGTCAAAATGCAAGTTCTTGCTGCTGTGATGCGTAAACTCCTGCATTTGGCTTTTGGGGTTTTAAAATCCCAAAAGCCTTTTGACCCTGATTATCTCGCTCATGCCTCTTGA
- the uca gene encoding urea carboxylase, with the protein MLLLLHLLTLPMFKKVLIANRGEIACRIIRTLDSLGIASVAVYSEADANATHVAAAGEAVCVGAAAAAQSYLRIDAILEAAKATGADAIHPGYGFLSENADFALACAEAGIIFIGPSSEQIQQFGLKHQARNLAQQAGLPLVPGTPLLDTLAQVEEAAAEIGYPVMIKSTAGGGGIGMQLCRQAENLADALETVQRLSRNNFNQSGVFLEKYIERSRHIEVQIFGDGKGNVVALGERDCSTQRRNQKVIEEAPAPNINDELRQSLYSAAIKLGKSVNYQSAGTVEFIYDVDTAEFYFLEVNSRLQVEHGVTESITGVDLVEWMVRLAQGESLSLDTYRYQPQGHAIQVRVYAEDPNKNFQPSSGILTNVQFPDDVRCDRWIVTGTNVSSYYDPLVAKIIVHGESRENAIAKLQIALENSRIDGIETNLEYLRQIVSSTEFTQGNITTKFTSSFNYHARTIDVLVAGTMTSIQDYPGRIGYWDIGVPPSGPMDSLAFRLGNRILNNPESAAGLECTLSGPTLRFNTDTVICLTGARMKATLDKQPIPYYTAVIVKAGSTLRLGNIQGNGFRTYISVLGGFDVPDYLGSKSTFALGNFGGHGGRALQVGDVLKLYQVANNQVEIQSLPAELISNYPNHWDIGVMYGPHGAADFFTEASIDTIFNTDFEVNYNSARTGIRLNGPKPNWARQDGGDAGLHPSNLHDNAYAIGAINFTGDMPIILGLDGPSLGGFVCPITIVQAELWKIGQLKPGDKIRFRHRTFAEALQQELQQDEQIKTLQVGQSIATVNEDVRNPAILATITDTQIAVAYRQAGDKYVLIEYGPPVLDLNLRFRVHALMTALQTNAIAGIIELTPGVRTLQVHYDSRIISQPDLMRVLQDIEARLPAIADMAVPTRILHLPMSWNDETTQLAIDRYMQSVRADAPWCPSNIEFIRRINGLGSVEEVRDIVFSASYLVLGLGDVYLGAPAAVPVDPRHRLVTTKYNPARIWTAEGTVGIGGSYMCIYGMDSPGGYQLVGRTLPIWNCYNQTGDFIEGKPWLLRFFDQVQYYPVSNAELTKLREDFRAGKFKLDVEETTFNLREYQQFLQDIAAEAATFKTRQQIAFREERDRWALSAQDESDIATPETPPSTAVEIPDDCYALTAATTGNVWQVLVKTGDRVTEETGVIVLEAMKQEMTLLPDEPGTVVEVLCEPGKLVTAGQVLAIIRQEGS; encoded by the coding sequence ATGCTTCTGCTCTTACACTTACTTACTTTACCCATGTTTAAAAAGGTACTGATTGCCAATCGGGGTGAAATCGCCTGTCGGATTATTCGCACGCTGGATAGCTTAGGAATTGCTTCTGTTGCAGTCTATTCGGAAGCGGATGCTAACGCTACCCATGTCGCCGCTGCAGGTGAAGCTGTGTGTGTGGGAGCAGCAGCCGCAGCGCAGAGTTATTTACGTATTGATGCCATTTTAGAGGCGGCAAAAGCTACCGGGGCGGATGCGATTCATCCTGGCTATGGTTTTTTGAGTGAGAATGCTGATTTTGCTTTAGCTTGCGCCGAAGCGGGGATTATTTTTATTGGCCCTAGCTCTGAACAGATTCAGCAATTTGGCTTGAAGCATCAAGCGCGGAACCTTGCTCAACAAGCCGGTTTACCCCTTGTCCCTGGGACACCTTTACTAGATACTTTGGCGCAGGTAGAGGAAGCAGCAGCGGAAATTGGCTACCCCGTGATGATTAAAAGCACGGCTGGTGGTGGTGGGATTGGGATGCAGCTTTGTCGTCAGGCGGAGAATCTGGCGGATGCATTAGAAACAGTGCAGCGGTTGAGTCGGAATAATTTTAATCAAAGTGGTGTATTTTTAGAGAAATATATTGAACGATCGCGCCACATCGAAGTGCAAATTTTCGGTGATGGTAAAGGTAATGTTGTCGCTTTGGGTGAGCGGGATTGCTCGACGCAGCGCCGCAATCAAAAGGTGATTGAAGAAGCACCAGCGCCGAATATCAACGATGAACTCAGGCAGAGTTTGTATTCAGCAGCGATTAAACTCGGTAAATCTGTCAATTATCAATCGGCGGGAACGGTAGAGTTTATCTATGATGTTGACACCGCAGAATTTTATTTTCTGGAAGTAAATAGCCGCCTACAGGTAGAACATGGCGTGACAGAATCCATTACTGGTGTGGATTTGGTGGAATGGATGGTACGTTTAGCTCAGGGTGAATCCTTATCTCTGGATACTTATCGCTATCAACCCCAAGGACATGCAATTCAGGTGCGGGTGTATGCGGAAGATCCCAATAAAAACTTCCAACCCAGTTCTGGTATTTTAACTAATGTCCAGTTCCCAGATGATGTTCGCTGCGATCGCTGGATTGTCACTGGTACGAATGTCTCATCTTACTACGATCCGCTGGTAGCAAAGATAATTGTACATGGGGAGTCACGAGAAAATGCGATCGCTAAACTGCAAATAGCCCTAGAGAATTCTCGCATTGATGGTATTGAAACCAACCTGGAATATCTGCGACAAATTGTTTCCTCCACCGAATTCACCCAAGGTAACATCACCACCAAATTTACAAGTAGCTTTAACTACCACGCCCGCACCATAGATGTCCTCGTTGCTGGGACAATGACATCGATTCAAGACTATCCTGGGCGCATTGGTTATTGGGACATTGGCGTACCACCCTCTGGCCCGATGGATTCTTTGGCGTTTCGGTTGGGGAACCGCATTTTAAATAACCCAGAATCAGCAGCAGGCTTGGAATGTACCCTATCTGGCCCCACCTTACGTTTTAATACTGATACGGTAATTTGCCTCACAGGGGCACGGATGAAAGCCACCTTAGACAAACAGCCGATTCCCTATTACACCGCAGTAATCGTAAAAGCAGGTAGCACACTACGATTAGGTAACATTCAAGGAAACGGCTTCCGTACATACATTTCAGTGCTAGGTGGCTTTGACGTGCCCGATTATTTGGGCAGTAAATCCACCTTTGCCCTGGGCAACTTTGGCGGACATGGTGGCAGGGCGCTACAAGTTGGAGATGTATTAAAGTTATATCAAGTAGCCAATAATCAAGTAGAAATACAGAGTCTGCCCGCAGAATTGATTTCCAACTACCCGAATCATTGGGACATTGGGGTGATGTATGGCCCCCACGGCGCGGCAGATTTCTTTACTGAGGCATCTATTGATACCATCTTCAACACCGATTTTGAAGTAAATTATAACTCCGCTCGGACAGGAATCCGATTGAATGGCCCTAAACCCAATTGGGCGCGACAAGATGGCGGTGACGCGGGGCTGCATCCGTCGAATTTGCACGATAACGCCTATGCGATTGGGGCAATTAATTTCACGGGAGATATGCCGATTATCCTAGGTTTGGATGGTCCTTCCTTGGGTGGTTTTGTCTGTCCCATCACCATTGTGCAAGCAGAACTGTGGAAAATCGGCCAACTCAAACCAGGCGACAAAATTCGTTTCCGTCACCGTACTTTCGCTGAGGCATTACAGCAAGAATTACAACAGGATGAGCAAATCAAAACCCTGCAAGTAGGGCAATCTATAGCTACAGTGAATGAGGATGTGAGAAATCCAGCAATTTTGGCAACCATCACCGACACCCAAATAGCTGTTGCTTACCGTCAAGCGGGCGATAAATATGTGTTGATTGAATATGGCCCGCCTGTACTGGATTTAAATTTGCGCTTCCGCGTTCATGCTTTGATGACAGCCCTACAAACAAATGCGATCGCGGGAATTATCGAACTCACTCCTGGCGTTCGCACTCTGCAAGTTCACTACGATAGTCGCATTATTTCCCAACCCGATTTAATGCGAGTGTTGCAAGATATTGAAGCCCGTTTACCTGCCATTGCAGATATGGCAGTGCCGACACGGATTTTACATTTACCCATGTCTTGGAACGACGAAACAACCCAACTTGCTATTGATCGCTACATGCAATCTGTGCGTGCAGATGCGCCTTGGTGTCCCAGCAATATCGAATTTATTCGCCGCATCAACGGACTTGGTAGCGTGGAAGAAGTTCGCGATATTGTTTTTAGTGCCAGTTACTTGGTATTGGGACTAGGTGATGTGTACCTGGGTGCCCCCGCCGCCGTACCCGTCGATCCTCGCCATCGACTCGTCACCACCAAATACAACCCAGCCCGCATCTGGACAGCAGAGGGCACGGTGGGCATCGGCGGTTCCTATATGTGCATTTATGGTATGGATAGTCCCGGCGGCTATCAGTTAGTTGGCCGTACCCTGCCCATTTGGAACTGCTACAACCAAACAGGAGACTTCATCGAGGGTAAGCCTTGGCTATTGCGGTTCTTCGACCAAGTGCAATATTATCCTGTGTCGAATGCCGAACTCACAAAACTCCGGGAAGACTTCCGCGCAGGTAAATTTAAGTTAGACGTAGAAGAAACTACATTCAATTTACGTGAATATCAGCAGTTTTTACAGGACATCGCCGCCGAAGCAGCCACCTTTAAAACCCGCCAGCAAATCGCCTTCCGAGAAGAACGCGATCGCTGGGCACTCAGCGCCCAAGACGAAAGCGACATCGCCACACCAGAGACACCACCCAGCACAGCCGTGGAAATTCCCGATGATTGCTATGCCCTCACCGCCGCCACCACTGGGAATGTCTGGCAAGTATTAGTGAAAACAGGCGATCGCGTCACAGAAGAAACCGGCGTTATTGTTCTCGAAGCCATGAAACAGGAAATGACACTACTCCCAGATGAACCAGGAACCGTAGTAGAAGTGTTGTGCGAACCGGGGAAACTTGTCACTGCTGGGCAGGTTTTGGCAATTATTCGCCAAGAGGGGAGTTAA